A window of the Desulfotignum phosphitoxidans DSM 13687 genome harbors these coding sequences:
- a CDS encoding response regulator, which yields MYRGSNISVLIVDDHRIIRDGLKSNLKKDDKISPIYEAGNGRDAIRFATKYFPDIVIMDINLPDFNGIEVTRQILKINSNIKVIGLTMHNDKIHVMRMMAAGACGFLTKTCSAKELTHAIHDVFSGKTWVCDEVMEIVAEMGANGDDKVDKTTFLPLSRRETQILKLIADGLTNSEIADVLEISVRTVETHRQNLMTKLDIRNIALLTKFALRQGIAFQD from the coding sequence ATGTATAGGGGCAGCAATATTTCAGTACTCATTGTTGATGACCACCGTATCATAAGAGATGGATTGAAATCTAACCTCAAAAAAGATGACAAGATTTCACCAATTTACGAAGCGGGGAACGGGCGTGATGCGATTCGTTTTGCGACAAAATATTTTCCTGATATCGTGATCATGGATATCAATTTGCCGGATTTCAACGGTATTGAGGTGACCCGCCAGATTCTAAAAATCAATTCCAATATTAAAGTCATCGGTCTGACCATGCATAATGATAAAATTCATGTCATGCGAATGATGGCGGCCGGTGCCTGTGGTTTTTTGACAAAAACCTGTTCTGCCAAAGAATTGACCCATGCCATCCATGACGTGTTTTCAGGAAAAACCTGGGTGTGTGATGAAGTGATGGAGATCGTCGCGGAAATGGGGGCTAACGGTGATGACAAGGTTGATAAAACCACTTTTTTGCCCTTGTCCAGGCGAGAAACCCAGATATTAAAACTCATTGCTGACGGACTTACCAACAGTGAGATCGCCGATGTTTTGGAAATCAGTGTCAGAACCGTGGAAACCCACAGACAGAATTTGATGACTAAACTGGACATTCGAAATATTGCACTGCTGACCAAATTCGCTCTCCGCCAAGGCATCGCTTTTCAGGATTAA
- a CDS encoding 4Fe-4S dicluster domain-containing protein translates to MTKAILIDTTLCTACRACQVACKQWHDLPAEKTTNLGSFQNPQDLSDRTYKLVRMTETVIENRLQWLFFPDQCRHCLDAPCLSMAVDEKAIYRDDMTGAILYTRNTRHLDPEEINVSCPYDIPRAGSDGTIAKCDFCNDRIHNGLKPACVTACPTGAMQFGDREDILSMADDRLKRVRKKYPDASLLNPDEVSVIYLVAFDPSLYSDYAVAQAHQGRGGISRTVALRKMMGPIARMMHIG, encoded by the coding sequence ATGACGAAAGCAATACTTATCGATACCACTTTGTGTACGGCCTGCCGGGCCTGCCAGGTCGCCTGTAAACAATGGCATGACCTGCCTGCTGAAAAAACAACCAACCTGGGCAGTTTCCAGAATCCTCAGGATTTGAGCGACCGCACATACAAGCTGGTCCGCATGACGGAAACCGTCATTGAAAACCGGCTGCAGTGGCTGTTTTTTCCGGATCAGTGCCGCCATTGCCTGGATGCGCCCTGTTTGAGTATGGCAGTGGATGAAAAGGCTATTTACCGGGATGACATGACAGGTGCCATCCTGTATACCCGCAACACCCGACATCTGGATCCGGAAGAAATTAATGTCTCCTGCCCCTATGATATTCCCCGGGCCGGCAGTGACGGCACCATTGCCAAGTGCGATTTTTGCAATGACCGGATTCATAACGGATTGAAGCCGGCCTGTGTGACGGCCTGTCCCACCGGCGCCATGCAGTTCGGCGATCGGGAGGATATTCTGTCCATGGCGGATGACCGACTGAAACGGGTCAGAAAAAAATATCCAGATGCCAGCCTGCTGAACCCGGATGAGGTCAGTGTGATATATCTGGTGGCATTTGATCCGTCATTATATTCAGATTATGCTGTGGCCCAGGCACATCAGGGCCGGGGTGGTATCAGCCGCACGGTGGCCCTGCGTAAGATGATGGGACCCATCGCACGGATGATGCACATCGGATGA
- a CDS encoding formate dehydrogenase accessory protein FdhE: protein MAPDIPMENCRNQILKKRPAYTDILNFYVQVFQAQEENRQQILMDPISMYPSLVEKKIRHDKPLINPNDFVIDQNAAVQLMTTLCDIAQNQHNALSQAAVALQAAITDLRIDPGQVFDALLNSDGERLSSVSETIGISLEHLIMFSYLSMAPGVEVCAEQLSGYLENPSHAKGYCPICGNLPDLFFLDDNGKRHLKCSFCSHSWQVDRMGCLFCDSKDPELHPYFFSPEEKEYRVDVCDACRKYIKGVDTRHLDRPFVPKIELVATLHLDIKAKEAGYTGLSDGIPNKEAHVS from the coding sequence ATGGCACCAGATATCCCTATGGAAAACTGCAGAAATCAGATACTGAAAAAAAGGCCGGCGTATACGGACATTTTGAATTTTTATGTCCAGGTCTTCCAGGCCCAGGAAGAAAACCGACAACAGATTCTCATGGACCCCATTTCCATGTATCCATCCCTGGTGGAAAAAAAAATACGTCATGACAAGCCTTTAATCAATCCCAATGACTTTGTGATTGATCAAAACGCAGCGGTTCAACTGATGACCACCCTGTGTGACATCGCTCAGAATCAGCACAATGCATTGTCCCAGGCAGCGGTTGCTTTGCAGGCGGCCATCACGGATTTGCGGATCGATCCTGGACAGGTTTTTGATGCATTGCTCAACAGCGATGGCGAGAGGCTGTCCTCTGTATCAGAAACCATCGGCATCAGTCTCGAGCATTTGATCATGTTCTCATATCTAAGTATGGCGCCTGGGGTTGAGGTCTGTGCTGAACAATTGAGCGGTTATCTGGAAAACCCGTCTCATGCAAAAGGATATTGTCCGATATGCGGCAATCTCCCGGACCTGTTTTTTCTGGATGACAATGGGAAACGGCATCTGAAATGCAGTTTTTGCAGTCACAGCTGGCAAGTGGACCGGATGGGATGCCTGTTTTGTGACAGTAAAGATCCGGAGCTGCACCCGTATTTTTTCAGTCCCGAAGAAAAGGAATACCGGGTGGATGTATGTGACGCGTGCCGGAAATATATCAAGGGGGTGGATACCCGTCATCTGGACCGCCCGTTTGTTCCAAAAATAGAACTGGTTGCCACCCTGCACCTGGATATCAAAGCAAAGGAAGCCGGGTACACCGGTCTGTCAGACGGCATTCCGAACAAGGAGGCGCACGTGTCATGA
- a CDS encoding peroxiredoxin family protein, with protein sequence MKHPCIYLVVMVSLMMSLPVLAENVKVPDLSFSLPAPVSADHRAYLGLNHNRTFTLDQIKADIVILQIFSMYCPICQREASKVNGMYEQVAADPKISQRIRFIGIGTGNSAFEVDFYKKTYQVPFPLFADEDFVIHKQLKEVGTPHFIGLTITPDTPKGYTVFYARSGEVGDPEAFVNRLIDSSGLDF encoded by the coding sequence ATGAAACATCCTTGTATTTACCTGGTAGTGATGGTCAGTTTAATGATGAGCCTGCCGGTGCTGGCTGAAAATGTCAAGGTGCCTGACCTGTCATTCAGTCTGCCGGCCCCGGTGAGTGCAGATCATCGGGCATATCTGGGGTTGAACCACAACCGGACATTCACATTGGATCAGATCAAGGCCGATATTGTGATTCTTCAGATTTTTTCCATGTATTGTCCCATCTGCCAGCGGGAAGCATCCAAAGTCAACGGGATGTATGAACAGGTGGCCGCCGATCCAAAGATAAGCCAACGAATCCGTTTTATCGGCATCGGGACCGGGAATTCCGCATTTGAAGTGGATTTTTATAAAAAGACGTACCAGGTCCCGTTTCCGCTTTTTGCCGATGAAGACTTTGTTATTCATAAACAGCTCAAGGAGGTGGGCACCCCGCATTTTATCGGATTGACCATCACTCCGGATACGCCGAAAGGGTATACTGTGTTTTATGCCCGATCCGGGGAAGTGGGAGATCCGGAAGCGTTCGTCAACCGGTTGATCGATTCGTCCGGGCTTGATTTTTAG
- a CDS encoding BTAD domain-containing putative transcriptional regulator produces MTRPINLPYMSDTIRRSRLYQLLDSQFHKPDFLITGQAAQGKTTLVASYLAEKNIPVIWIHLTDDDNDDEKLFDRVVDAFCRMNTHAGNQDPMRIRSTILGTGHGALRHIKALTALFNRLSAPTALVLDDLEQLHDTSPGFDLVFRILTIANDFLKRFILSRAIPECNTAALKMSRQICIIENQDLTFTLEETRQLFSSRPELNLSQITRLHEMTNGWIGGLTLVKESLNQTTLFLEDIPRHLSEETFTYFSQEIYNRLPDDIKQFLMITAVPETIDTATAQILFDPQTALSILNRLTRRNLFIQRIHDSREKYEFRYHRLFRNFLSRQMARTCSHEQIQKIYRNVARALWENRRHEAALKCCDLAGDTDQMARIIRIKGPDYLIRENLSSLEKWISRLPGKQVATDPWLTFFSIIPHRIKGGRKNIDRFETAFSLFRQTDDLRGMLLSSGFLIEAAVFVRKSSAAIENWIQKGESLLTGTGKTEQFPWARGLLLQKIGLGYIAGSGNFIKGISACKTARLLARQINEPGLMFNISITLALGYVRAGDFDNARKLLARILQMDRKRQSPEYRVLKHIVDIDLFLKNQQFDQAESLLDRCEEEIDTFGLIFLYPVLVEEKALLFACSGRFADAAHMADHLTDFSILEGNTFYQGISCRIHALTCFLTNDFSGALGHVNASLHAFDPAKKGDIHYFLTRQLAGIIRLSGEQYDQALDHLLPAADYFEKTGSGLSLCETLIAAGICFWGLSRKKEAIPFFEKGFLKSEKEGYRCLPLIKGPMLITALMALMETDHFPRCFPEIDHIKSMVNALDTAGLDQALAERIRTAGKKERTDLAARLSPVYKRILPRLHIRTFGCFVIRIGTRMIDTREFEGTKPLMLLKSLVRHGGTDVPKEILIHGLWPEASSESGEKNFKITLHRLRKVLEKDIEKRFGCSYIFQKASRISFDMELVSIDATKFMTMGKAADRLADKDRLEQALEIYEKAIDIYQGDFFAEEPYLDWVERQRILYRSRYLKMMSAKALIHENLDQTDLAIDTWQAVLNIDPCMERACRNLMILYADTGRIKKALNLYVSFTAMLEKELDAKPDFRTVELFDSIQNQKKDQGPGGHQGP; encoded by the coding sequence ATGACTCGACCGATAAACCTTCCTTATATGTCTGATACGATCCGACGCAGCCGGTTGTATCAACTTCTGGACAGCCAGTTTCATAAACCTGATTTTCTGATCACGGGCCAGGCGGCTCAAGGAAAGACCACCCTTGTCGCCTCGTATCTGGCTGAAAAAAATATCCCTGTGATCTGGATTCATTTGACCGATGATGACAATGACGATGAAAAACTGTTTGACCGCGTTGTCGACGCGTTCTGCAGGATGAATACCCACGCCGGAAATCAAGATCCCATGCGTATCCGCAGCACCATTCTGGGTACCGGTCACGGTGCCTTACGTCATATCAAGGCACTGACCGCCCTTTTCAACCGGTTATCCGCTCCCACGGCATTGGTACTGGATGATCTGGAACAGCTCCATGACACCAGCCCGGGATTTGATCTGGTTTTTCGCATACTGACCATTGCCAATGATTTTTTGAAACGATTTATCCTGTCCCGGGCCATTCCGGAATGCAACACCGCTGCGCTGAAAATGTCCCGGCAGATCTGCATCATTGAAAATCAGGACCTGACCTTTACTCTGGAGGAAACAAGGCAGCTGTTTTCCAGCCGGCCGGAGCTGAACCTGTCCCAGATAACCCGCCTCCACGAAATGACCAACGGCTGGATCGGCGGACTCACCCTGGTCAAAGAATCGCTCAATCAGACAACCCTTTTTTTAGAGGACATTCCCCGGCATTTGTCTGAAGAAACATTTACCTATTTTTCCCAGGAAATTTACAACCGCCTGCCTGATGACATCAAACAGTTTCTGATGATCACTGCCGTGCCGGAGACCATAGACACGGCCACCGCACAAATTTTGTTTGACCCTCAGACCGCTCTGTCGATACTGAACCGGCTTACGAGGCGGAACCTGTTTATCCAGCGGATCCATGACAGCCGTGAAAAATATGAATTCCGGTACCATCGCCTGTTCAGAAATTTTCTGTCCCGGCAGATGGCCCGGACCTGTTCCCATGAACAGATTCAAAAAATTTACCGCAACGTGGCCCGAGCATTGTGGGAGAACCGGCGCCATGAGGCGGCCCTCAAATGCTGTGACCTGGCCGGAGACACGGACCAGATGGCCCGGATCATTCGCATCAAAGGACCGGACTACCTGATCCGGGAAAACCTGTCCAGCCTTGAAAAATGGATCAGCCGGCTGCCCGGAAAACAAGTGGCGACAGACCCCTGGCTGACGTTTTTTTCCATCATTCCTCACCGGATCAAAGGCGGGCGGAAAAACATTGACCGATTTGAAACTGCATTTTCTCTGTTCAGGCAAACCGACGATCTTCGAGGCATGCTGTTGTCCTCCGGATTTTTAATCGAGGCAGCTGTATTTGTCAGAAAATCCTCTGCTGCCATTGAAAACTGGATTCAAAAAGGAGAGTCCCTTTTAACCGGTACCGGCAAAACAGAACAGTTTCCATGGGCCAGGGGGTTGCTGCTGCAAAAAATCGGGCTGGGATATATTGCCGGATCCGGCAACTTCATCAAAGGCATTTCCGCGTGTAAAACCGCCCGGCTTCTGGCCCGTCAGATCAATGAACCCGGGCTGATGTTTAACATTTCCATCACCCTGGCCTTAGGATATGTCCGGGCCGGTGATTTTGACAATGCCCGGAAACTGCTGGCCCGGATCCTTCAGATGGACCGGAAACGACAAAGTCCGGAATACCGGGTCTTAAAACACATTGTGGACATCGATCTGTTTTTGAAAAACCAGCAGTTTGACCAGGCGGAATCTTTGCTGGACCGGTGTGAAGAAGAGATTGACACATTTGGACTCATTTTTCTGTATCCGGTTCTGGTGGAAGAAAAAGCCTTGCTCTTTGCCTGTTCCGGCCGGTTTGCAGATGCCGCACACATGGCAGACCATTTGACCGATTTTTCCATTCTTGAGGGCAACACTTTTTACCAGGGCATTTCCTGCCGAATTCATGCGCTGACCTGTTTTCTGACCAACGATTTCTCCGGTGCCTTAGGTCATGTCAATGCATCGCTTCACGCGTTTGACCCGGCAAAAAAAGGGGATATCCACTATTTTCTGACCCGCCAGCTGGCAGGGATCATCCGTTTGTCCGGGGAGCAATATGATCAGGCTTTGGATCATTTGCTTCCGGCAGCGGATTATTTTGAAAAAACAGGGTCCGGGCTGAGCTTATGTGAAACATTGATTGCCGCGGGCATCTGCTTCTGGGGGCTTTCCCGGAAAAAAGAAGCCATTCCTTTTTTTGAAAAAGGATTTTTAAAATCCGAAAAAGAAGGATACCGGTGTCTGCCGCTCATCAAAGGACCGATGCTGATCACTGCGCTCATGGCCTTGATGGAAACAGACCATTTTCCACGCTGTTTTCCGGAAATAGACCACATCAAATCCATGGTGAACGCCCTGGACACGGCAGGCCTTGACCAGGCTTTGGCAGAAAGAATCCGGACTGCCGGAAAAAAGGAACGAACAGACCTGGCGGCCCGGCTATCCCCGGTTTACAAACGGATTTTGCCCCGGCTGCATATCCGGACATTCGGCTGTTTTGTGATTCGGATCGGCACCCGGATGATCGATACCAGAGAATTTGAAGGCACCAAACCGCTGATGCTGCTCAAATCGCTGGTCCGTCATGGTGGCACAGATGTGCCCAAAGAGATCCTGATCCATGGTCTATGGCCGGAGGCATCATCTGAATCCGGAGAGAAAAACTTCAAGATCACCCTGCACCGCTTGAGAAAAGTCCTGGAAAAAGATATCGAGAAACGCTTTGGATGCAGTTATATTTTTCAAAAAGCATCCCGGATATCCTTTGATATGGAACTAGTATCCATTGATGCCACAAAATTCATGACCATGGGAAAGGCAGCCGACCGCCTGGCCGACAAAGACCGGCTTGAACAGGCCCTAGAAATATATGAAAAGGCCATTGATATTTATCAAGGTGATTTTTTTGCGGAAGAGCCTTACCTGGACTGGGTGGAGCGGCAAAGGATCCTGTATCGATCCAGATACCTGAAAATGATGTCCGCCAAAGCCTTAATCCATGAAAACCTGGACCAGACCGATCTGGCGATTGACACCTGGCAGGCGGTTTTAAACATCGATCCCTGCATGGAACGTGCGTGCCGGAATTTGATGATCCTGTATGCAGACACCGGCAGGATCAAAAAAGCCCTGAATCTGTATGTGTCATTCACAGCCATGCTTGAAAAGGAGTTGGATGCCAAACCTGATTTCCGAACCGTTGAACTCTTTGACAGCATCCAAAACCAGAAAAAAGATCAAGGGCCAGGAGGTCACCAAGGCCCTTGA
- the fdnG gene encoding formate dehydrogenase-N subunit alpha, which translates to MKLNRRDFMKISGVTAAGIAVSGLGFDLKPVKAHAGLLKTQYAKETTTICCYCAVGCGAIVHTSRRGDGRVINIEGDPDHVINKGSLCSKGSSLKQLVENDRRLTEPMYRAPFSDKWEKVSWEWALSSIAKRVKKTRDNSFEKINAAKQVVNRTTQIASIGSAAMDNEECWIYQTLMRSLGLVYIEHQARIUHSATVAALAESFGRGAMTNHWIDLKNSDCILIMGSNAAENHPISFKYVTQAMENGATLINVDPRFTRTSARADIYTALRSGTDIAFLGGMIKYILDNHLYNHEYTAEYTNAGFIVGKAFGFNDGLFSGYRKNDDEGPSMGSYDKSTWAFEMDANGVPKIDRTLKHDRCVFQLMKKHYERYDLETVSKITGTSKQDLLTVYKTYSATGKKGQAGTIMYAMGWTQHTVGTQMIRTMAMIQLILGNMGIAGGGVNALRGESNVQGSTDHCLLWHIWPGYLKTPRSSNDSLDAYNQAYTPASNDPLSANWWQNYPKYSVSLLKAFFGDAATKDNQFGYHWLPKVDDGEVYSWFDLFDAMYKDNIKGFFAWGQNPACSGSNASKIREALGKLDWMVNTNIFDNETGSFWKGPGMDPSKIGTEVFMLPAAVSVEKEGSITNSGRWMQWRYQGPKPLGNARPDGDIIMQLGHHIKDLYQSSGEFADPIINLKWDYETHGEFDAHKAAKAINGTFTRDTTIKDKVYKKGTLVPSFAFLQADGSTASGNWLYCNSYTEKGNMAARRSNKDASNNIGLYPEFAWCWPVNRRIIYNRASVDLKGQPWDEKDWVIRYEGQVDDGKYVSGKWVGDVPDGGWFPMQNPDGTRRTDSRHPFIMRKHGHGQIFGPGRADGPFPEHYEPLECPVEKNYLSSVMVNPTAVVYSTKADGHATCDPRFPFVGTTYRVSEHWQTGLMTRPQEWLMELQPNMFVEMSEELAKLRGIQNGERVKVASMRGALEATAIVTKRFKPFQIGPATVHQVGIPWHFGWRWPETGTEETANLLTPPAGDPNTRIPETKAFMVNVTKL; encoded by the coding sequence ATGAAACTCAACCGAAGAGACTTTATGAAAATTTCCGGGGTCACCGCAGCCGGTATTGCTGTCAGCGGTCTGGGCTTTGACCTGAAACCGGTCAAAGCCCATGCCGGCCTTTTGAAGACCCAGTATGCCAAAGAAACCACCACGATCTGCTGCTATTGTGCGGTGGGATGCGGTGCCATCGTTCACACCAGCCGGCGCGGGGACGGCCGGGTTATCAACATCGAAGGAGATCCGGATCATGTGATCAACAAAGGATCGCTGTGTTCCAAAGGATCATCCCTCAAGCAGCTGGTGGAAAATGACCGGCGCCTGACCGAACCCATGTACCGGGCCCCTTTTTCAGATAAATGGGAGAAGGTTTCCTGGGAATGGGCATTGTCCAGCATTGCAAAGCGGGTGAAAAAGACCCGGGACAACAGTTTTGAAAAAATCAACGCCGCCAAGCAGGTGGTCAACCGCACCACCCAGATCGCTTCCATCGGGTCTGCGGCCATGGATAATGAAGAATGCTGGATTTATCAAACCCTGATGCGGTCTTTGGGACTGGTTTACATTGAACATCAGGCCAGGATCTGACACAGCGCAACGGTAGCGGCTCTGGCAGAGTCGTTTGGACGTGGCGCAATGACCAATCACTGGATCGATCTGAAAAATTCAGACTGTATTCTCATCATGGGAAGCAATGCAGCGGAAAACCATCCCATTTCCTTTAAATATGTCACCCAGGCCATGGAAAACGGGGCCACGTTGATTAATGTGGATCCCCGGTTTACCCGCACTTCCGCCAGGGCGGACATCTACACCGCCTTAAGATCCGGAACGGATATCGCTTTTTTAGGCGGCATGATCAAGTATATTCTGGACAACCATCTGTACAATCACGAATATACAGCTGAATACACCAATGCCGGCTTTATTGTGGGAAAAGCCTTCGGGTTCAATGACGGTCTTTTTTCCGGGTACAGGAAAAATGACGACGAGGGGCCGTCCATGGGCAGCTATGATAAGTCCACCTGGGCGTTTGAAATGGATGCAAATGGGGTGCCGAAAATCGATCGTACGTTGAAACACGACAGATGTGTGTTTCAACTGATGAAAAAACATTATGAGCGGTATGACCTGGAGACGGTGTCCAAGATCACGGGGACGTCAAAACAGGATCTGCTCACCGTTTATAAAACCTACAGTGCCACTGGAAAAAAAGGTCAGGCCGGTACCATCATGTATGCCATGGGCTGGACCCAGCATACCGTGGGTACCCAGATGATCCGCACCATGGCCATGATCCAGCTGATACTCGGAAACATGGGCATTGCCGGAGGCGGTGTGAATGCGCTGCGCGGAGAATCCAATGTCCAGGGATCCACGGATCACTGCCTGCTGTGGCATATCTGGCCCGGGTATCTGAAAACTCCCAGATCGTCCAATGACAGCCTGGATGCTTACAACCAGGCATATACGCCGGCAAGCAATGATCCTTTAAGCGCCAACTGGTGGCAGAACTATCCCAAATATTCGGTGAGCCTGCTCAAGGCGTTTTTCGGCGATGCCGCCACCAAAGACAATCAGTTCGGGTACCACTGGCTGCCCAAAGTGGATGATGGGGAAGTCTATTCGTGGTTTGACCTGTTTGATGCCATGTACAAGGACAATATCAAAGGATTTTTTGCCTGGGGTCAAAACCCGGCCTGTTCCGGATCCAATGCGTCCAAAATCAGGGAGGCTTTGGGCAAACTGGACTGGATGGTCAATACCAATATCTTTGACAATGAAACCGGTTCCTTCTGGAAAGGACCGGGCATGGATCCCTCCAAGATCGGCACGGAAGTGTTTATGCTGCCGGCAGCGGTTTCCGTGGAAAAAGAAGGGAGTATCACCAATTCCGGCCGGTGGATGCAATGGCGGTATCAGGGTCCAAAGCCCCTTGGCAATGCAAGACCGGACGGCGATATCATCATGCAGCTGGGTCATCATATCAAGGATCTGTACCAATCTTCCGGCGAATTTGCCGATCCCATCATCAACTTGAAATGGGACTATGAAACCCACGGGGAATTTGATGCCCACAAAGCAGCCAAAGCCATCAACGGGACCTTTACCCGGGATACCACCATCAAGGACAAGGTTTATAAAAAAGGGACCCTGGTGCCCAGTTTCGCCTTTCTGCAGGCAGACGGTTCCACAGCGTCCGGCAACTGGCTCTACTGCAACTCCTATACGGAAAAAGGCAATATGGCGGCCCGCCGAAGTAACAAGGACGCTTCCAACAATATCGGGCTGTATCCTGAATTCGCCTGGTGCTGGCCGGTGAACCGGCGGATCATCTATAACCGGGCTTCCGTTGATCTCAAGGGACAGCCCTGGGATGAAAAAGACTGGGTGATCCGGTACGAAGGACAGGTGGACGACGGTAAATATGTTTCGGGCAAATGGGTGGGCGATGTGCCTGACGGCGGGTGGTTTCCCATGCAGAATCCGGACGGCACCCGGCGAACGGATTCCCGACATCCGTTTATCATGCGCAAACACGGTCATGGGCAGATATTCGGCCCGGGCCGGGCTGACGGACCGTTTCCCGAGCATTACGAACCCCTGGAATGTCCCGTGGAAAAAAACTATCTGTCTTCGGTCATGGTCAACCCCACGGCCGTGGTATACAGTACCAAAGCTGATGGCCATGCCACCTGCGATCCCCGGTTTCCGTTCGTGGGCACCACCTACCGGGTGAGTGAACACTGGCAGACCGGTTTGATGACCCGTCCCCAGGAGTGGCTCATGGAACTGCAACCCAATATGTTTGTTGAAATGTCCGAAGAACTGGCCAAGCTCAGGGGTATCCAGAATGGCGAGCGGGTCAAGGTGGCCAGCATGCGCGGTGCACTGGAAGCCACGGCCATCGTCACCAAACGGTTCAAACCGTTCCAGATCGGTCCCGCCACGGTTCACCAGGTGGGCATTCCCTGGCATTTTGGCTGGCGCTGGCCGGAAACCGGCACAGAGGAAACTGCCAATCTTCTGACACCTCCGGCAGGGGACCCCAATACCCGGATTCCTGAAACCAAGGCCTTTATGGTCAATGTAACAAAGCTTTAA
- a CDS encoding redoxin domain-containing protein translates to MAAVKILLILCLLILFGISPLWASSSAFKTLYSYPEQPKPIDSELRVVPGQMAPDFSLPAISGKQVRLSDFQGKKMVMLTFIPAAWTPVCSDQWPGYNLAKPLFDQYDTCVIGISVDNIPTLYAWTRQMGDLWFDVVSDFWPHGKISDVYGVLRSDGTADRAIIIIDKAGVVQFTHVEDINVRPELGMIIKALEQIHSKSLSE, encoded by the coding sequence ATGGCGGCTGTAAAAATACTATTAATTCTGTGCCTGTTGATTCTGTTTGGTATCAGTCCTTTGTGGGCATCATCGTCTGCATTCAAGACCTTGTATTCATATCCGGAGCAACCCAAGCCGATAGACAGCGAGCTTCGTGTGGTTCCGGGGCAGATGGCCCCGGATTTCTCTTTGCCGGCGATATCCGGCAAACAGGTCCGGCTGTCCGATTTTCAGGGGAAAAAAATGGTGATGCTCACTTTTATTCCCGCGGCATGGACCCCGGTCTGTTCAGATCAATGGCCGGGATACAACCTGGCCAAACCGCTGTTTGATCAATATGATACCTGTGTCATCGGTATCAGTGTGGACAATATTCCCACGCTGTATGCCTGGACACGGCAGATGGGGGATCTGTGGTTTGACGTGGTTTCCGATTTCTGGCCCCATGGTAAAATCAGTGACGTATATGGGGTTCTTCGCAGTGACGGCACGGCAGACCGGGCCATCATCATTATTGACAAAGCCGGCGTGGTCCAATTCACCCATGTGGAAGATATCAATGTCAGGCCGGAACTCGGGATGATCATCAAGGCCCTGGAACAGATTCATTCCAAGAGCTTGTCTGAATAA
- a CDS encoding response regulator encodes MIKVLVIDDEKPTLSMFRLFLAAYGYDVFTAQSGLEGLELFKAHRPDIVFTDIKMPGMDGLTVLRKIKALGTSSQIIVITGHGDLEKAMEALDLDASDFINKPVDRQALDAALSRAEKRRQLPVSMPFNISRKGTDPDLIFILSGRFTSRNLDQLSGQITQIGINNQTVTLEIDDNFSINRSGISGLIRAIEQMRKQNTHVVLNNVSCNFSRLFKMVGMDKLADIHEARAGD; translated from the coding sequence ATGATCAAAGTGCTTGTGATCGATGATGAAAAACCCACCCTGTCCATGTTCCGGCTTTTTCTGGCAGCCTATGGCTATGACGTGTTTACGGCCCAAAGCGGTTTGGAAGGGCTTGAGCTTTTCAAGGCGCACAGGCCGGACATTGTGTTCACAGACATTAAAATGCCGGGCATGGACGGGTTGACCGTGTTGCGTAAAATCAAAGCGCTGGGCACCTCTTCCCAGATTATCGTGATCACCGGCCATGGGGATCTGGAAAAAGCCATGGAAGCCCTGGACCTGGATGCCTCGGATTTCATCAACAAGCCCGTGGATCGTCAGGCACTGGATGCGGCCCTCAGCCGGGCAGAAAAAAGACGTCAGCTGCCTGTGAGCATGCCTTTCAACATCTCCAGAAAAGGTACCGACCCGGATCTGATTTTTATCCTGTCCGGCCGATTCACCAGCCGGAATCTGGACCAGCTGTCCGGGCAGATCACTCAGATTGGAATCAACAACCAGACAGTGACTCTGGAAATCGATGACAATTTTTCCATTAACCGTTCCGGCATTTCCGGTCTGATCCGGGCCATTGAGCAGATGCGCAAACAAAACACCCACGTGGTGTTAAACAATGTATCCTGCAATTTTTCCCGTCTTTTTAAAATGGTTGGCATGGACAAGCTGGCAGATATTCATGAAGCACGGGCGGGAGACTGA